The following proteins are co-located in the Thermus thermophilus HB8 genome:
- a CDS encoding AlbA family DNA-binding domain-containing protein, translated as MTPELVRELIARGEALTLEFKGEERRQLSENDLVETVVCMANRPTQEMGYVLIGVEDDGRVTGARPRDAGGIDPLRIQALIANRTRPSLSCRVWVVELEGKPVLVIEVPRSCKDLCVRVRV; from the coding sequence ATGACTCCGGAGCTAGTCCGAGAACTAATCGCACGGGGCGAAGCCTTGACCCTTGAGTTCAAAGGGGAAGAGAGAAGGCAACTCTCCGAAAACGATCTGGTGGAAACGGTCGTATGCATGGCCAACCGCCCTACACAAGAGATGGGCTACGTCCTCATTGGCGTTGAGGATGATGGCCGGGTGACGGGTGCCCGTCCCCGGGATGCCGGGGGTATAGATCCCTTGCGCATTCAGGCTTTGATCGCAAACCGGACGCGTCCTTCCCTCAGTTGCCGCGTTTGGGTGGTTGAGCTTGAAGGCAAGCCTGTGCTCGTGATCGAGGTGCCACGGTCGTGTAAGGATTTATGTGTAAGGGTCCGTGTTTAA
- a CDS encoding IS256-like element ISTth4 family transposase has protein sequence MFNRGAHLGTRRCPVDQDTLRILLREAVRETVAEVLQTVLELDRTAFLQVHGGRRNGYYPRKLETTFGQVDLKVPRDRESRYYPAFLKPYARRLVDVGEVAVALYAAGVSQRKAAEILSLLLGHRYSHETLSALTDEVLEAAGAFRTRPLPEEMAFVYLDGLSLKVFREGEGIVRESVYVALGIAPNGERRVLGFWLLPTESALGWEGVLGELWQRGLRRVLLFVTDGLPGLPEAIRRVYPQAEWQRCVVHGVRWSLSQVRSRDRALLAEDLRRVYGAESREEALGALEEVKAAWGSRYPGVVGLWVQDSGAFLRFYGYPKVLWPYLRSTNLMERFIRELRRGTKVRDHKFPKEEAVYKLLYLESERQEGRWAERKLKGFSEVKEVLEKMLQERYAPRTQTLTQSP, from the coding sequence GTGTTTAATAGGGGGGCACACCTTGGAACGAGGAGGTGCCCCGTGGACCAGGATACCTTGCGGATCTTGCTGAGGGAAGCGGTGCGGGAGACGGTGGCCGAGGTTTTGCAGACGGTTCTGGAGCTGGACCGGACGGCCTTCTTGCAGGTGCACGGAGGCCGCAGGAACGGCTACTACCCCCGCAAGCTGGAGACCACCTTCGGCCAGGTGGACCTGAAGGTCCCTAGGGATCGGGAATCTCGGTATTACCCGGCTTTCCTTAAGCCCTACGCCCGCCGCCTGGTGGACGTGGGGGAAGTAGCTGTGGCCTTGTACGCCGCCGGGGTCAGTCAGCGCAAGGCGGCCGAGATACTGAGCCTGCTCCTGGGCCACCGCTACTCCCACGAGACCCTGAGCGCCCTGACGGACGAGGTCCTGGAGGCGGCAGGAGCCTTCCGCACCCGGCCTTTGCCCGAGGAGATGGCCTTCGTCTACCTGGACGGGCTTTCCCTAAAGGTCTTCAGGGAAGGAGAAGGGATCGTACGGGAAAGCGTGTATGTGGCCCTGGGCATCGCCCCTAATGGGGAGAGGCGGGTCCTGGGGTTCTGGCTTTTGCCCACGGAGAGCGCCCTGGGATGGGAGGGGGTCCTGGGGGAGCTTTGGCAGCGGGGCCTGCGGCGGGTGTTGCTCTTTGTCACCGACGGGCTGCCCGGGCTTCCTGAAGCGATCCGCAGGGTCTACCCTCAGGCGGAATGGCAGCGGTGCGTGGTGCACGGGGTGCGGTGGAGCCTGTCCCAGGTGCGCTCCCGGGACCGGGCCCTGCTGGCGGAGGACCTGAGGCGGGTGTACGGGGCGGAGAGCCGGGAAGAAGCTCTTGGGGCATTGGAGGAGGTGAAGGCCGCCTGGGGTTCGCGGTACCCGGGGGTGGTGGGGCTTTGGGTACAGGATTCGGGGGCCTTCCTGCGGTTCTACGGGTACCCCAAGGTGCTTTGGCCGTACTTGCGGAGCACCAACCTGATGGAGCGGTTTATCCGGGAGCTACGGCGGGGGACGAAGGTGCGGGACCACAAGTTTCCTAAGGAAGAGGCGGTGTACAAGCTTCTTTACCTGGAGTCGGAGAGGCAGGAAGGGAGGTGGGCAGAACGGAAACTAAAGGGGTTCTCGGAGGTGAAGGAGGTGCTGGAGAAGATGCTTCAGGAGCGGTATGCCCCCCGTACACAGACTCTTACACAGAGTCCTTGA
- a CDS encoding DNA glycosylase AlkZ-like family protein: protein MPYHFHEMQGALAHRGALDYSALPVQGASWSDLDPLEFERFRRFIRESRGQGDKSLLDLPDVELAKALGAVEANHEVRAVRVLGLLLFGKEEALQRFIPTHEVAFQVLRGTRVEVNDFFRWPLLRTMEELLTRFRAWNHEEEVSFGLMRIGVPNYSERAFREGLANALIHRDYTRLGAVHVQWHEDRIEISNPGGFPEGIHLGNLLVAPPRPRNPLLADAFKRAGVVERTGRGIDIIFEEQLRNGRPAPSYEQSTPESVVLVLPGGEANLNFVRLIVEEGQARRPLRLDELLVLNGLWQERQLTTKEAARLIQKTEATARAVLERLVETGLIEARGTGRGRTYHLSASTYRRLGEEAAYVRLKGFEHQQMEQMVLEYVRAHGRITRREAAELCRIGPYQATRLLKRMVEQGKLTPHGVGKGTWYALRS from the coding sequence TTGCCCTACCACTTCCACGAGATGCAGGGGGCGTTGGCCCATCGCGGAGCCCTGGATTACTCAGCGCTACCGGTTCAGGGGGCTTCCTGGAGCGATCTGGACCCCTTGGAGTTTGAGCGCTTCCGGCGTTTCATCCGGGAAAGCCGCGGCCAAGGTGACAAAAGCCTTCTGGACTTGCCTGATGTAGAGCTGGCCAAGGCCCTCGGTGCCGTGGAGGCCAATCACGAGGTAAGGGCGGTTCGTGTGTTGGGTCTCTTGCTCTTCGGCAAGGAGGAAGCCCTGCAGCGGTTCATCCCGACCCACGAGGTGGCCTTCCAGGTGCTTAGGGGAACGCGTGTGGAAGTCAACGATTTCTTCCGCTGGCCACTCTTGCGGACCATGGAGGAGCTTCTAACCCGCTTCCGAGCATGGAATCATGAAGAGGAGGTATCCTTTGGGCTCATGAGGATTGGTGTGCCGAACTATTCCGAGCGAGCGTTCCGCGAGGGGCTTGCCAACGCTTTGATTCACCGCGATTACACCCGTTTGGGCGCGGTGCACGTTCAGTGGCATGAGGACCGCATCGAGATCTCGAACCCCGGCGGCTTCCCGGAGGGGATTCACTTGGGCAACCTGCTCGTCGCTCCGCCGCGGCCACGCAACCCTCTGCTGGCCGATGCCTTCAAGCGGGCTGGGGTTGTGGAACGGACTGGCCGGGGGATCGACATCATCTTTGAGGAGCAGCTCCGCAACGGGCGTCCGGCCCCCTCCTACGAGCAGAGCACACCCGAGAGCGTTGTGCTCGTGCTTCCCGGGGGAGAGGCCAACCTCAACTTCGTGCGCCTCATCGTGGAGGAAGGCCAAGCACGCCGTCCCTTAAGACTTGACGAGTTGCTGGTTCTCAACGGCCTTTGGCAGGAGCGACAGTTAACCACGAAAGAAGCCGCGAGGCTTATCCAGAAGACGGAGGCTACAGCCCGCGCTGTGCTAGAGCGCCTAGTGGAAACGGGCTTGATCGAGGCGCGAGGCACGGGGCGAGGGCGGACGTATCACCTCTCGGCCTCCACGTATCGCCGGCTGGGGGAAGAGGCGGCCTACGTGCGCCTGAAGGGCTTTGAACACCAGCAAATGGAGCAGATGGTTCTCGAGTACGTGCGGGCCCACGGGAGAATCACACGACGGGAGGCGGCGGAGCTTTGCCGGATAGGACCTTATCAGGCCACTCGACTGCTTAAACGAATGGTTGAGCAGGGGAAGCTGACGCCCCATGGTGTCGGAAAGGGAACGTGGTATGCGCTTCGCTCGTAA
- a CDS encoding ATP-binding protein: MRPMALPAWREVALPHEDIRRGRFDESTFAADLADVLAGRGPLEYRDPLTFFRKTYPTKGMVRLLGAVVRRLSGEKGGEPVVQIQTPFGGGKTHGLVALYHLFRSGEEARGTELYARVLEEAGVERIPEAKVAVFVGTAADPLKGRTPWGELALQLGHYGLLEEHDKARQAPGKERLYELFRAAGGPVLILMDEVAEYVARTVDPTALHKEGGSLEGGRAYQTQVLAFFQELTEAVKVAPQVALVMTIPSSAPYGEEGERALLQLQRIAGRLEAIYEPVKGWEIYDVIRTRLFEGIRDEGVVRKVAERYFELYRRLGTEVPDEARDPAYRERMRRAYPFHPELIDALYERWGTLSTFQRTRGVLRFLAEIVADLYGREHSAPLIHSAHVNLANPSIRRELVKHIGNEFDSVIAADIADPEGQAKAQRLDREMGSEYVRFQVASGLATAIFLYSFSGGERKGASPAQLRLAALRPEVPPPLVGDALGRLRELLWYLHEASGLYYFSSQPNLNRIVVERENAVDPEQIRQALRERLERIAGRELRVYLEPHSPQDVPDTKELKLAVLSEPSGSLAEELLEKAGTTFRTYKNTLFLLSPDPNSLGDLHRAARRYLALRSIREDRTLYGQLSAENRHRLDELLREADGALTQKLFMAYRRLTKPGRQGPETYDMGIPTVGEASTLAKRVYEYLKAREFLLERIAPRHLLSALAQGETGKPLQEVYEAFLRYPHLPVLKGWEVLEEAVRKGVAEGTFGLRVGERYYFQEPVLGIAWEEAFLVRKEALPPERESVVDGEKKGEASSEGVAPKPDSSEEEVPPDSSGGEARPERVQEYTVKVRLPWNRLSDFLRGVLMPLQREGAEMELQIELRARSQEGIPRATLDKIRETLDQLQAKVEEA; encoded by the coding sequence ATGAGGCCAATGGCGCTTCCGGCGTGGCGAGAAGTGGCACTGCCCCACGAGGACATCCGCCGGGGCAGGTTTGACGAGTCCACCTTTGCGGCCGATCTGGCCGATGTGCTGGCGGGCCGTGGGCCCTTGGAGTACCGCGACCCTCTCACTTTCTTCCGCAAGACCTATCCCACCAAGGGGATGGTCCGGCTCCTCGGGGCGGTGGTGCGCCGCCTCTCCGGGGAGAAGGGGGGCGAGCCCGTGGTCCAGATCCAGACTCCCTTCGGCGGGGGGAAGACCCACGGCCTCGTGGCCCTCTACCACCTCTTCCGCTCGGGCGAGGAGGCGAGGGGGACGGAGCTTTACGCCCGGGTCCTCGAGGAGGCGGGCGTGGAGAGGATCCCGGAGGCCAAGGTGGCCGTCTTCGTGGGCACGGCCGCAGACCCCCTGAAGGGCCGCACCCCTTGGGGGGAGCTTGCCCTCCAGCTTGGGCACTACGGCCTCCTGGAGGAGCACGACAAGGCCCGCCAGGCCCCGGGGAAGGAGCGGCTATACGAGCTCTTCCGGGCGGCGGGCGGCCCGGTCCTCATTCTGATGGACGAGGTGGCGGAGTACGTGGCCCGCACCGTGGACCCCACGGCCTTGCACAAGGAGGGGGGGAGCCTCGAGGGGGGGCGGGCCTACCAGACCCAGGTGCTCGCCTTCTTCCAGGAGCTCACCGAGGCGGTCAAGGTGGCGCCCCAGGTGGCCTTGGTCATGACCATTCCCTCCAGCGCCCCCTACGGCGAGGAAGGAGAGCGGGCCCTCCTCCAGCTTCAGCGGATCGCCGGGCGGTTGGAAGCGATCTACGAGCCCGTTAAGGGCTGGGAGATCTACGACGTCATCCGCACGCGCCTCTTTGAGGGGATTCGGGACGAGGGGGTGGTCCGGAAGGTGGCCGAACGCTACTTTGAGCTCTATCGCCGCCTGGGGACCGAGGTGCCCGACGAGGCCCGCGACCCTGCCTACCGGGAGCGCATGCGGAGGGCCTACCCTTTCCATCCCGAGCTCATAGACGCGCTCTACGAGCGGTGGGGAACCCTTTCCACCTTCCAGCGGACGCGGGGGGTGCTCCGCTTCCTGGCGGAGATCGTGGCCGACCTCTACGGCCGCGAGCATTCGGCCCCCCTGATCCACTCGGCCCACGTCAACCTGGCGAATCCGAGCATCCGGCGGGAGCTGGTGAAGCACATCGGCAACGAGTTTGACAGCGTGATCGCCGCCGACATCGCCGACCCAGAGGGGCAGGCCAAGGCCCAGCGCTTGGACCGGGAGATGGGCTCAGAGTACGTCCGCTTCCAGGTGGCCTCCGGGCTCGCCACGGCCATCTTCCTCTACTCCTTCAGCGGCGGCGAGCGCAAGGGGGCGAGCCCCGCTCAGCTCCGGCTGGCCGCCCTGCGCCCTGAGGTTCCGCCCCCCTTGGTGGGCGATGCCCTAGGGCGCCTGCGGGAACTCCTCTGGTATCTGCACGAGGCCTCCGGGCTTTACTACTTCTCCAGCCAGCCCAATCTCAACCGCATCGTGGTGGAGCGCGAGAACGCCGTTGACCCCGAACAGATCAGGCAGGCGCTAAGGGAGCGGCTTGAGAGGATCGCCGGGCGGGAGCTTAGGGTCTACCTCGAGCCCCATTCCCCGCAGGACGTGCCCGACACCAAAGAGCTTAAGCTCGCTGTTCTCTCGGAGCCCTCCGGGAGTCTCGCCGAGGAGCTTCTGGAGAAGGCGGGCACCACCTTCCGTACCTACAAGAACACCCTCTTCCTCCTCTCGCCCGACCCCAACAGCCTAGGGGACCTCCACCGCGCGGCGCGACGCTACCTGGCCTTGCGGTCCATACGCGAGGACCGCACCCTCTACGGCCAGCTTTCCGCGGAGAACCGCCACCGCCTGGACGAACTCCTTCGGGAAGCCGATGGGGCGCTCACCCAAAAGCTTTTCATGGCCTACCGCCGCCTGACGAAGCCCGGGCGCCAAGGGCCGGAGACCTACGACATGGGCATCCCCACCGTGGGGGAGGCCTCCACTCTGGCCAAGCGGGTCTACGAATACTTAAAGGCCCGGGAGTTCCTCTTGGAGCGCATCGCCCCCCGGCACCTGCTTTCGGCCCTGGCCCAGGGAGAGACGGGGAAGCCCCTCCAAGAGGTATACGAGGCCTTCCTTCGCTACCCCCACCTTCCGGTCCTGAAGGGTTGGGAGGTCCTCGAGGAGGCGGTGCGGAAGGGGGTGGCGGAGGGGACGTTCGGACTGCGGGTAGGGGAGCGCTACTACTTCCAGGAGCCCGTGCTCGGGATCGCCTGGGAGGAGGCCTTCCTCGTCCGCAAGGAGGCCCTTCCTCCCGAGAGGGAATCCGTGGTGGATGGGGAGAAGAAGGGTGAGGCTTCCTCGGAAGGGGTTGCGCCTAAGCCGGATTCTTCTGAGGAAGAAGTGCCCCCCGATTCCTCGGGGGGA
- a CDS encoding nucleotidyltransferase family protein, whose product MTTKVKGKGPPKTLEEIRRILKAHKAELAAQYGVQRIAVFGSYARGGATPESDLDLLVEFSPPPGLLKFVELERRLSELLGVKVELVTPNALKPHPHR is encoded by the coding sequence ATGACAACGAAGGTCAAGGGGAAAGGGCCACCGAAGACGCTGGAGGAGATCCGCCGGATCTTGAAGGCACACAAGGCGGAGCTGGCGGCCCAATACGGTGTGCAGCGGATCGCCGTCTTCGGCTCTTACGCCCGAGGAGGGGCCACGCCCGAGAGCGATTTGGACCTTCTGGTGGAGTTCTCCCCCCCTCCGGGGCTGCTCAAGTTTGTCGAGCTTGAGCGCCGCTTGAGCGAGCTTTTGGGCGTAAAGGTAGAACTGGTCACGCCAAACGCCCTAAAGCCCCACCCACATCGGTAG
- a CDS encoding DUF1156 domain-containing protein — protein MAKPDAPRLIEVDFPLREVSEHSVREKNIRHGHISTLHIWWARRPLAASRATALAALLPDDPRHREELLGLVKSLAPWKAVQGENPALEKARRLILEAHGGRPPRVLDPFAGGGAIPLEALRLGCETYAVDYNPVAVLLNKAVLEYPQKFGRPGSVSFIPLPPGWGKEEGQQAILSTSQEEKSPLVEAVRAWGEWVLEEARKELERFYPKDEDGSIPVGYIWARTLPCQNPACGTEIPLMRQTWLAKKANRRVALKMIPNPEAKRVDFAIVEGGAIDFDPEEGTVSRANVRCPLCGGTINDSTTRRLFREGKAGERMVAVVLHKPGTTGKRYRLATERDLEAFRAAREALETKRQELWAEWGMDPVPDEPLPPKETLGFRVQRYGLTRWGDLFNPRQKLALITFAERVRRAHAEMLREGAEPEFARAVGTYLGLALDRTLMFTTSLTRWKPDAECPVDVFARQALPMTWDYAENTPIVAHSGAFLDQVERMLYCLPLAFSGDQAASIHNGSATSLPFPSAHFDAVLTDPPYYDSVPYADLSDFFYLWLKRTIGDLYPELFATPLTPKSEELVADASKAGGMEAAKKRFEEGLTQAFREIHRVLKDDGIAVIVFAHKTTEAWEAIIQALLNAGLYMTASWPIHTEMQSRLRAQDSAALASSIYMVCRRRTTDEVGLYPEVQREIEERVRERLAQFWDEGIRGADFFMSAIGPAVEAFGKYARVEKLSGEEVTVGELLEYVRKVVGEFALKRILEEGELGGVDLPARFYVLWRFAYNHARVKFDEARKLAQSVGIELSEYWDGRGFVQRQGGLVWVLGPKERGRGFLERERHENMVDVLHKAVLLWEKGDRRGLEKLLSGSPFPQGALRKVAQAVVDVLPDGDKEKQLLQGLLYGWRDTTSGRSPGQGGLFESEQG, from the coding sequence ATGGCTAAACCCGACGCTCCTCGGCTCATTGAGGTGGACTTCCCCTTGAGGGAAGTGTCCGAGCACTCCGTTCGCGAGAAGAACATCCGCCACGGCCACATCTCCACCCTCCACATCTGGTGGGCCCGTAGGCCCCTGGCCGCCTCGAGGGCCACGGCCCTGGCGGCCCTGCTCCCGGACGACCCCCGGCATAGGGAAGAGCTCCTCGGCCTGGTGAAAAGCCTCGCCCCCTGGAAAGCCGTCCAGGGGGAAAACCCTGCCCTGGAGAAGGCCCGCAGGCTCATCCTCGAGGCCCACGGTGGCAGGCCCCCCAGGGTGCTGGACCCCTTTGCCGGGGGCGGGGCCATCCCCTTGGAGGCCCTGCGCCTCGGCTGCGAGACCTACGCCGTGGATTACAACCCCGTGGCCGTGCTCCTCAATAAGGCGGTGCTGGAGTACCCGCAGAAGTTCGGGCGGCCGGGCTCCGTCTCCTTTATCCCCTTGCCGCCCGGTTGGGGTAAGGAGGAAGGGCAACAGGCCATCCTCTCCACCTCCCAAGAGGAAAAGTCCCCCCTCGTGGAGGCGGTGAGGGCCTGGGGCGAGTGGGTGCTGGAGGAGGCCCGCAAGGAGCTTGAGCGCTTTTATCCCAAGGACGAGGACGGCTCCATCCCGGTGGGCTACATCTGGGCCCGGACCCTTCCCTGCCAGAACCCCGCCTGCGGCACCGAGATCCCCCTCATGCGCCAGACCTGGCTCGCCAAGAAGGCGAATAGGCGGGTGGCCCTCAAGATGATCCCCAACCCCGAGGCCAAGCGGGTGGACTTCGCCATCGTGGAGGGAGGCGCCATTGACTTTGACCCCGAGGAGGGCACCGTCTCCCGGGCCAACGTCCGCTGCCCCCTCTGCGGCGGCACCATCAACGACAGCACCACCCGCAGGCTTTTCCGCGAGGGGAAGGCGGGCGAGCGGATGGTGGCCGTGGTCCTCCACAAACCCGGTACCACCGGCAAGCGCTACCGCCTCGCCACCGAGCGGGACCTGGAGGCCTTCCGCGCCGCCCGGGAGGCGCTGGAGACCAAGCGCCAGGAGCTTTGGGCCGAGTGGGGGATGGACCCGGTGCCGGATGAGCCGTTGCCTCCTAAAGAAACGCTTGGCTTCCGCGTGCAGCGATACGGCCTCACTCGCTGGGGCGATCTCTTCAACCCCCGGCAGAAGCTGGCACTGATCACCTTTGCCGAGAGGGTCCGCCGAGCGCACGCCGAGATGCTCCGGGAAGGCGCGGAGCCGGAGTTCGCCAGGGCGGTGGGGACGTATTTGGGGTTGGCTCTAGATCGCACTTTGATGTTTACCACCTCTTTAACACGTTGGAAGCCGGATGCAGAATGTCCTGTGGATGTGTTTGCTCGTCAAGCCCTTCCTATGACTTGGGATTACGCGGAAAATACCCCAATAGTCGCCCACAGCGGTGCTTTCCTAGATCAGGTGGAACGCATGCTTTATTGTCTGCCTCTAGCATTTTCGGGTGATCAAGCAGCAAGCATCCATAACGGTTCTGCAACCTCCCTCCCTTTCCCCTCCGCCCACTTTGATGCCGTCCTCACCGACCCGCCCTACTACGACAGTGTGCCTTATGCGGACCTCTCGGATTTCTTCTACCTCTGGCTCAAGCGCACCATAGGGGATCTCTACCCAGAGCTGTTCGCGACGCCGCTCACGCCCAAGTCAGAGGAACTCGTGGCCGATGCCAGCAAGGCGGGCGGCATGGAGGCGGCCAAGAAGCGCTTTGAGGAGGGGCTCACCCAAGCCTTCCGTGAAATCCACCGGGTGCTCAAAGACGACGGGATCGCCGTCATCGTCTTCGCCCACAAGACGACCGAAGCCTGGGAGGCGATCATCCAGGCACTCTTGAATGCCGGCCTCTACATGACCGCCTCCTGGCCCATCCACACCGAGATGCAGTCCCGCCTGAGGGCGCAAGACTCGGCGGCGCTGGCTTCCTCCATCTACATGGTCTGCCGCAGGCGGACCACGGACGAGGTGGGCCTCTATCCCGAGGTGCAGCGGGAGATTGAGGAGCGGGTGCGGGAGAGGCTCGCCCAGTTCTGGGACGAGGGCATCCGGGGGGCGGACTTCTTCATGAGCGCCATCGGCCCCGCCGTGGAGGCCTTCGGGAAGTACGCCCGGGTGGAGAAGCTCTCGGGCGAAGAGGTGACCGTGGGCGAGCTTCTGGAGTACGTGCGCAAGGTGGTGGGCGAGTTCGCCTTGAAGCGGATCCTGGAGGAGGGCGAGCTTGGGGGGGTGGACCTCCCTGCCCGCTTCTACGTCCTCTGGCGCTTCGCCTACAACCACGCCCGGGTCAAGTTTGACGAGGCGAGGAAGCTCGCCCAGAGCGTAGGCATAGAGCTTTCCGAGTACTGGGACGGCCGAGGCTTCGTCCAGAGGCAAGGGGGGCTCGTCTGGGTGCTGGGCCCCAAGGAGCGAGGCCGGGGCTTTTTGGAGCGGGAGCGTCACGAGAACATGGTGGACGTGCTCCACAAGGCGGTCCTCCTCTGGGAAAAGGGCGACCGCCGGGGCCTGGAGAAGCTTCTAAGCGGAAGCCCCTTCCCCCAGGGCGCTTTGCGCAAGGTGGCCCAGGCAGTAGTTGATGTGCTCCCTGATGGGGACAAGGAGAAACAGCTCCTGCAGGGGCTCCTCTACGGCTGGCGGGACACTACGAGCGGCAGGTCCCCCGGCCAGGGCGGCCTCTTTGAGTCCGAGCAGGGCTGA